The Verrucomicrobiia bacterium sequence GCGATGGGAGGAGGCGTTGTTGATTGTTAAAAAGCAGTTGGGAGAAAATTTTTTGGATTTATTATCAGCAGGAATTTTTCTTACTGGAGGCGGTTCGCGAACCCAAGGAATTCAGGTTTTAGCCGAGACGATTTTTCAGTTGCCTGTGACTTTGGTGAAGGAGCATGCGTTTAATGGTAATGTGGGTGAGTTGGCGCGTCCGGAGCTTTCGACAGTTTTGGGAGTTTTGTTATTGGGGCAAAAACGGGTTTTGCAAGAGAGAGGCGATTCTTCGTTAGGGCAGCGGTTTAGTCGCGCTTTGAAAAAAATGAAATTTATTGTTTAATGATTGATAGAGTTATGAAGATTCAGGTTTTTGGTTTGGGTGGTGCAGGGCTTCAGATGATCGGATCGATCAAGCCAACGGATTCTGTGCAAGTTGTGGGTTGGGATGCTGATGAGAGAGCTTTGAAACACTGTTCATTAAAAGAGAAGCGATGGATTGGTGCGGATTTGTTGCGGGGTTGGGGAGTTCGTGGAGATAAATCGGTAGGCGCGCAAGTATTTCGATTGCATGAGCAGGAAATGAAAAATGAAATTAAGACGTCTGCGATTGTTTTTTTAGCGGCTTCGTTAGGAGGAGGATTGGGGGCGGGCGGATTAGCATCAGTTGTTAGCTGGGTTAAAGAGAAGGGAGCGCTTCCTATTATTTTAGTTTCGATGCCTTTTCAATGGGAAGGTGTTCGAAATGTTAATCAGGCTATGCAAACGTTGCAGGAATTAAGAAAAACTGGAGAGACTGTTTTTATTTTTCCGGCAGATCAGTTGACCAAAGAGGGTTGGGCAGAGGGCGAAAGGGCAGATCAGAAATGGCACGCTGTGATTGAAGCGATGGGACAATGTTTGAACGGTTTGATAGAAATGATTACGAAAAAAGGACTGGTTTTTTCGGAGACTGAAGAAGTGTTGAAAGCCATTACGACTATATCGCATGGCGCCAGCTTGCAAGGAGGATTTGGATGGGGTGAGGGGAAGGGAGCTCATGCCATGGACGAAGCGCTTGCTACAGTGATCGCGAATGACTGGTTGCGAGATGCAGCGACTTCGGCGCATGAAGTTTTGGTGGCAGTGTTAGGAGGACCTAAGTTGGCTTTGGCCGAAGTGAAGAAAGCAACAGAATTTTTGAAGCAGCATGTAGGCAATGAAAATACGCATTTTATTTTTAATGCGATTTTGGAAGAAAGTTACGAGGGAAAAGTTAAATTGGTCATTTGGACAGCAGGAGTTAAAGGTGGTGACGAGTTAGCGGTAAATGTGCAGGAAGTAGCGGATGAAAGTAAAATTTCGCTTCCGCTAGAAGAATCGGCATCTTTAAAAGAGAAGGAATTGAAACAGGAAGCTTTTGCTTTTGAAACTCCTAATCGTGGCCGATTTGAAAAAACGGATGCAACTTTTTATCAGGGTGAAAATTTGGATATTCCCACTTTTTTAAGGAAACAGATTCGTATTCGTCAGGTATCGGTATGAAAGTGGTGTTTATTGGCACAGGTGAAATTGGGGTGCCTTGTTTAAATAGTTTGGCAGAAAGCGACGAGTATGAAGTAGTGGCCGTTGTAACGCAACCCGATCGACCTGCAGGTCGACAGATGCGTTTGCAGACGAGCCCGATTAAACAGGCGGCTTTAAAATGGCATATTCGTATTTACCAACCGCAAAAAATTAATGAAAAAACCGTAGTTGCACAGTTGCGTTATTTAGAAGCAGACGTATTTGTGGTGGTTGCTTATGGACAAATTTTATCGCAAGCCATTTTGAATTTACCCAAATTGGGTTGTTTGAATGTTCACGCGTCGCTGTTGCCGAAGTATCGGGGTGCGTCACCGATTCAAGCCGCTATTCGAGCGGGTGAGCGTTATTCAGGCATTACGATTATGTGGATGGATGAAGGTTTGGACACTGGCGATATATTGTGCTCCCAACGTCTTTCGATTCGAAGCGATGAGACGGCAGAGACGTTGCATGATCGTTTGGCAGAGTTAGCTCCTAAGACTTTGAAAGAGGGATTAGATTTGTTGCAAAAAGGAAAAGCGCCTCGCATGAAACAGAAGGAAAAGGAGGCGATTTATGCTAAAAAAATTAAAAAAGAAGAAGGCTGGATTGATTGGAAGCAAGAGCAGGTGGCCGTGGATCGGCAAATTCGCGCAATGATTCCTTGGCCAGGAGCTTATACGTGGTTGAAAGTAGGGAACCAGCGAAAGTGTTTAAAAATTTTTAAAACGATTTTATCCAATCGATGTCACGGTAAACCAGGTGAAGTAGTGAAAGTGGATAAACACGGCATTTTGGTTGCTGCGAAAAAGGGAGGACTTTTATTGCGTGAAGTGCAATTGGAGGGAAAACAGAGGATGGCAGCGACAGATTTTGTGCGAGGTTTTTCGATTCCGATTGGAACTATTTTGGAATCGCCTTAGGAAGGTGTTCCAGACAATATTCTTGGCCATCAGCGGCAATACGAAAATGCAGGTGAGGATTGGTTAAATCGGTTTTTTTACACACGAAACAGTTGTGAAATGCTTCTGAAACCGGTCTTGGATGAGATTGAATTTTTTTCTTTCGAAGATGAGCCGATCGTCTTTGAAAAAGAATTCGCGCGATATCTTTTCCAAAAAAGAGAAAATAGTTAAGGTGCGCAATCAATAGAGATATTTTTCCTGCAAAAGAAGTGTTGAAAAAATATACAATAAGAATGAACAAACTAAAGTAAGCCAACCATTTGACTTTAATGGGTAAAATAAAGAACACCAAAATTTGATAATTGGGATAAAGCGTAGCAAAAGCAAAAAAAATAGTGCTGTAAATAAACCCTCCCGTGGCATCTACCCAATTAAAAATAAAAGCGATGAGTGTTGTGCTCAATAGACCAATAAAGAAATAGAGATTCACGCGAAATGCGCCCCAGGCCTGTTCCAGGCCATTGCCCAGCATCCACAAAAACATGAGCGCAAAAATAATCCAAAAAAGATTAACTGTTGGTGGAATGAAAACGTAAGTGAACAAACGCCAGACTTCGCCTTGAAGAATAAGCTGAGGGTTGAGAACCAGATAATTAATGAAATCAGGTTGAAAACGAAGCAGGACAAAAGTGATGGTAGACAAAAAAACAATGCCAGGTATCAGATGCGGGATAGCAAAACGGCCAAATTTATTTTCTAGATAAGCAAGCATTTAATATTTTGGTGTTTTAGGATCCACTTCATTGGCCCAGGCTTCGATGCCACCTTTGACATTCCACACTTTTCTAAAACCAGCCTGTTGCAAAAGTTGAACGGCTTTCGCGCTGCGCATACCGCTCTTGCAATGAATCACAATTTCATCCGCAGAATCCAGTTCATGAATACGCGCTGGCAATTCGCCCAAAGGGATGAGCCTAGAATTGGGAATGCGACAGATTTGAAATTCATGCGGTTCTCGAACATCGAGCAAAATAAATTTATCTTTTTGATTAAAACGATTTTTTAATTCGGTGGCGGAAATTTCCGGCACTACGGGTTCTTCATCCTGCGTGACGGGTCCCTCCACAGCGGGCATGCCGCAGAACTGCTCGTAATCGATCAATTCTTTAATGGTAGGATGATCGCCGCAAATGGGGCAGTTCGGATTTTTACGCAGTTTTAATTCTTTAAATCTCATTTTGAGCGCATCGAAGAGCAGAAGTTTACCGATCATGAGATCGCCCAAGCCTAAAATAATTTTAATGGTTTCAATCGCTTGCAAAACTCCGATGATTCCCGGCAACACGCCTAAAACACCACCTTCTGCGCAACTGGGAACGAGACCGGGTGGAGGGGGTTCGGGATAAAGACAGCGATAGCAAGGGCCTTGCGATGCCCAAAAAATGGTAGACTGGCCTTCAAACCGAAAAATGCTTCCGTAAACATTCGGTTTATCGAGTAAAACGCAGGCGTCATTTACGAGATAACGCGTTGGAAAATTATCTGTGCCATCCACGACCACATCATAATCTTTAATGATGTCGAGCGCATTATCCGAGCATAAAGCGGTCTCATAAAGTTGCACTTCGCTGTAAGGATTAATTTCATGAATTCTTTCCTGAGCGGAAAGCACTTTGGGTTTTCCGATGCTTGATGTTCCGTGAATAATTTGGCGTTGCAAATTGGAATAATCGACCGTGTCAAAATCGACAATACCCAATTTTCCCACGCCAGCCGCAGCAAGATAAGAGAGCAAGGGCGAACCCAAACCTCCTGTGCCAATGGCCAAAACGCGAGAAGCTTTTAATTTTTTTTGTCCTTCGATCGTGACTTCGGGCATAATCAAATGCCGGCTGTAACGCTTAATTTCCTCATTGGAAAGATTCGTCCGACCAAAACTCTGAACAATACGCGGTAAATAACTCATAAACAACCTAATTTGCTTAGCAGGATTTTTGAAGAATGCAATGTGTAGGGTTATTTAGTTTGAAGGCCAATTTTCAAACTAGGACACTATCAGAATGCATAGTGAGCAATTTTGAATTTTGCTTATCAATAGTTAATTTTAATTTGACAAGGTCATTTTCGTAAATACTTTTGAATTTGAGGAAAGTAACCAATCACTAGGAGGTAAATATTATGGGACTATTGAGTCAAGCCGCGAAGAAAGCTCTTAAGGACACACTTAAAGCGACGGTGAAACAGGGGAGGCAGGCCCAAAAAGATGCTAAAACTTTTTTAGCTGGAGTGAGAGAGTCTTTAACTCAAGCTAAAGACCGTCTTCCTCCAAAGGATATTCTTAAAGCAGAACCCAAAGGATATTTACCCTTAATGGATCAGAACGCCTTAGACGATGCCAGAAAAATCATTAGAGGAGCGCCCGACCAGCTTGAATCGCTTAAAGTGCAAGCTAAACGTGCTTCTGAAGAAGTGGGGCAGCGGTTTAAAGAGGTTGAGAAGCAGGTTGAACGTGTAGAAAGATATTCGGATATTCACCCCTCCGGACATCCGCTGTTGGAAGAAGCCAAGGAGTCGTTGGCGATAGCGGTTCGCGATGCGGAACTGGCTGCAAAACGTGTCAGCGATGCTAA is a genomic window containing:
- a CDS encoding rhomboid family intramembrane serine protease; this translates as MLAYLENKFGRFAIPHLIPGIVFLSTITFVLLRFQPDFINYLVLNPQLILQGEVWRLFTYVFIPPTVNLFWIIFALMFLWMLGNGLEQAWGAFRVNLYFFIGLLSTTLIAFIFNWVDATGGFIYSTIFFAFATLYPNYQILVFFILPIKVKWLAYFSLFILIVYFFNTSFAGKISLLIAHLNYFLFFGKDIARILFQRRSAHLRKKKIQSHPRPVSEAFHNCFVCKKTDLTNPHLHFRIAADGQEYCLEHLPKAIPK
- the fmt gene encoding methionyl-tRNA formyltransferase yields the protein MKVVFIGTGEIGVPCLNSLAESDEYEVVAVVTQPDRPAGRQMRLQTSPIKQAALKWHIRIYQPQKINEKTVVAQLRYLEADVFVVVAYGQILSQAILNLPKLGCLNVHASLLPKYRGASPIQAAIRAGERYSGITIMWMDEGLDTGDILCSQRLSIRSDETAETLHDRLAELAPKTLKEGLDLLQKGKAPRMKQKEKEAIYAKKIKKEEGWIDWKQEQVAVDRQIRAMIPWPGAYTWLKVGNQRKCLKIFKTILSNRCHGKPGEVVKVDKHGILVAAKKGGLLLREVQLEGKQRMAATDFVRGFSIPIGTILESP
- the moeB gene encoding molybdopterin-synthase adenylyltransferase MoeB; amino-acid sequence: MSYLPRIVQSFGRTNLSNEEIKRYSRHLIMPEVTIEGQKKLKASRVLAIGTGGLGSPLLSYLAAAGVGKLGIVDFDTVDYSNLQRQIIHGTSSIGKPKVLSAQERIHEINPYSEVQLYETALCSDNALDIIKDYDVVVDGTDNFPTRYLVNDACVLLDKPNVYGSIFRFEGQSTIFWASQGPCYRCLYPEPPPPGLVPSCAEGGVLGVLPGIIGVLQAIETIKIILGLGDLMIGKLLLFDALKMRFKELKLRKNPNCPICGDHPTIKELIDYEQFCGMPAVEGPVTQDEEPVVPEISATELKNRFNQKDKFILLDVREPHEFQICRIPNSRLIPLGELPARIHELDSADEIVIHCKSGMRSAKAVQLLQQAGFRKVWNVKGGIEAWANEVDPKTPKY